CGAAGGGACAGAGCCATTTTGAATAATGAACATATAATTGAATTCGATAATGTTTCATTCCAATATCAAGGTGATGAGTGGTTTACATTAAAAAATATTTCTTTCAAGATACCTGAAGGAAAATGGACCTCTATCGTCGGCCATAATGGTTCTGGCAAATCAACAGTTGCTAAGTTGATGATGGGGATGATGCAATACCAAGAGGGACGAATCTTATATAGAAATCAGAAAATTACACCTGATAATTTAAGTGAAATCAGAAAACATATCGGTATTGTATTTCAAAATCCTGACAATCAATTTGTCGGTTCAACTGTGCAGTACGATGTAGCATTCGGATTAGAAAACTTTTTAGTTCCTTATGATAAAATGCATGAAGACGTTCCAGAGGTACTTAAAGAAGTCGATATGTTCGCACAGCGTAATCATGAACCGCAAGCATTGTCAGGAGGACAAAAGCAACGTGTGGCAATTGCAGGTGTATTAGTATTAAGCCCAGAAATTATTATTTTGGATGAAGCTACTTCTATGCTTGATCCAGAAGGGAAACAATCACTTATGCGTTTAGTACGACATTTAAATAAGGATAAAAATGTAACCATTATCTCTATTACACACGATTTAACCGAAACTGTTGATTCAGATTATATGATTGTATTGAATCGAGGCAAGGTATACGAAAAGGGAACACCAAAAGAAATTTTTGAGAAAGGGACATCATTGACAGAGATTGGCTTAGATTTACCATTTCCAATGCGAATCAATCAAATGCTAGGCCATCCATCTGAATTTATAAATTATGATGAGTTGGTGGAGCGTTTATGAAGGTAAAGTTTGATGATGTCAGCTACGTATATCAAATAGGAACACCCTTTGAATATGAAGCACTGCATCATATTGATACACATTTTGAAGATGGTCGTTATTATGCCATTATAGGACAAACAGGTTCTGGGAAATCTACTTTAATCCAACAATTTAATGGTCTATTGAAACCGACGTACGGAGCAGTAGAATTAGATAATTTAAAAATAACTGCTAAGTCTAAAGACAAAGTTATTCGTCCGTACCGTCAAAAAATCGGTATTGTCTTTCAATTTCCAGAATCACAACTGTTTGAGGATAGTGTGGAAAGAGAAGTCCTTTTTGGTCCAAAAAATTTTAAAATGGATTTAGAGAAAGTAAAAGAGTATGCTTATCGCTTGCTGATGGAATTAGGGTTTGAACGCGATATTATGGAGAAATCTCCATTTCAAATGTCAGGAGGCCAAATGAGGAAGATTGCGATTGTTTCTATTTTGGCTATGGATCCAGATGTTATTATTTTAGATGAACCGACAGCCGGTTTGGATCCGCAAAGTCGTGACCAAGTGATGGCTTTATTCAAACAGTTGCAAGAAGAACAAGGAAAGACAATAGTTCTAGTGACACACGATATGAATGATGTGGCACAGTATGCTGAGAATGTAAAAGTAATGCAGAAAGGTACTCTAGTGTTTGAAGGTACGCCACGTGCTTTATTTGGCAATCATCAGCGCGTTAAAGAATATCATTTAGATTTACCAGATATTGTACAACTGCAATATGATTTTGAGCAAAAGCATGATATCAAGTTGCCTGAAACCGCATTATCAGATGAGGAATTTATAAAGCTTTACAAGGAGTGGCAAGCTCATGAAAAATAAATTTATTATTGGTCGTTACTTGCCACTAGATTCTATGATTCATCATTTAGATCCAAGAGCTAAATTGTGCTTTGTATTCTTTTATATCGTATTAGTATTCTTTTGTCATAACTTTGCAATGTATGGTTGGTTGCTACTAGTCGTTCTTATCTTAATGTATTGTTCGAAAATCAAATTATTGTATCTGTTAAAAGGATTAACACCTATTCTCTTTTTCTTAGTGTTTACCTTTTTAATGCATCTGTTCTTGACTAAGGGCGGTACCGTACTATTTCATTGGAAATTTATCACAATTGAAACAGGCGGCATTATCGAGGGTATTTATATTTGTTGCCGTTTAATGTTCATTATGATGATTTCAACTATCATGACCCTTACAACTAGTCCTATTGCACTAACAGATGCATTTGATAAAATTTTATCACCTTTACGCTTTATCAAGGTGCCTGTACAGCAATTAAGTATGATGATGTCGATTGCTTTGCGTTTCATTCCGACGTTGATGGAAGAATTGGATAAAATTATCCTTGCACAGAAATCAAGAGGATCAGAAATTAGTTCAGGTTCCATTGGACAAAGAATTAAAGCGTTTATTCCATTGTTGATTCCGTTGTTTATTTCAGCCTTTCAACGTGCGGAAGATTTAGCAATAGCGATGGAAGTCAGAGGCTATGATGTGAAAGCCAAACGTACCAGCTATCGTAAATTAAAGTGGCATTGGAAAGATACGACACTTATCTTATTGTTGATTCCAATCGCTGCAATTTTATTTGCACTGAAAAATATAGGAGTGTAGAAGTGTGCGGATATTAGTAAAAATTTCATACCAAGGAAGTAACTTTTTAGGATTTCAAATTCAACAGCACGGCAGAACAGTGCAGCAACAATTTGAAAAGATTTTAAAACGCATGCATAAACGTCACGTACGCATTCATCCATCAAGTCGAACGGATAGAGGCGTGCATGCGATAGAACAATATTTCCACTTTGATACCGAATTGAATATTGCGCCTGATAAATGGCAATATGCGATGAATAGCGCCTTGCCTGACGACATTTATGTCAATGAGGTATCTATAGTCGACGAGAACTTTCATTGTCGCTATGACTGCGTAGGCAAGCGTTATAGATATAAAGTATATCAAGGTGCGCATCGCGATGTCTTTATGAGCGGATTAAAGACGTATTATCGTGATGACTTAGATATAGAAAAGATGAACGAAGCGGCACAGTACTTTATAGGGACACATGACTTTACAGGATTTTGTTCGCAGAAAACAGAAGTAGAAAGTAAAGAACGTACTTTATATCAAAGTGAAATTATTAAAACAGAAAATGGCTTTGATTACATTGTGACTGGCTCAGGTTTTCTGTATAATATGGTTCGTGTACTTGTTGCCTTCTTAATCGAAGTAGGCAAAGGGAAACGCCAACCTGAAGATGTCCCTAAACTTTTAGAAGCTAAAGATCGCAAGCAGGTTCCTTTTACTGCGCCAGCAGAAGGACTTTACTTGGAAAAAATCTATTTAGCGCCAGAAGAATTAGTGAATGACTTCGGGTCTGATATTAAAATACATCGTAAAAAATCATTAGAAAATGATTGAATCGTATTGACAAATACCTAGATAAATTATACGATTATATGCGGTATTGTTTTATATCACCACCACGATAAGCCCCGGAAACTTATTGTGTTACTAGATATAGAAGCAAAGTCGAATTAAAATCAACTAAATGAATATTATCTGAGCTTTGAATCGTAACATTGTTTTAAAAAAAGCAACTTGCATAGCAGTTATTATTAGGAGGACAATTATTATGCGTCAAACATTTATGGCTAATGAATCAAACATTGAGCGCAAATGGTATGTTATCGATGCAGCAGGCCAAACTTTAGGTCGGTTATCATCAGAAGTAGCATCTATTTTACGCGGAAAACATAAAGCAACTTTCACTCCACACGTTGACAGTGGTGACTATGTAATCATCATCAACGCTGGACAAATCGAAATGACAGGTAAAAAAGCTTCAGACAAAGTTTACTACCGTCATTCTAACTACCCAGGCGGAATTAAATCAATCACAGCTGGTGAATTAAGAGAGAAAAACCCAGCACGTTTACTTGAAATTTCAATCAAAGGCATGTTACCAAGTACACGCTTAGGCGAAAAACAAGGTAAAAAATTATATGTATATGGTGGCGCTGAACATCCACACGCTGCACAACAACCAGAAAACTACGAGTTACGTGGTTAATTAGAAGGAGGAAATTACATTGGCACAAGTTGAATATAGAGGCACAGGCCGTCGTAAAAACTCAGTAGCACGTGTACGTTTAGTACCAGGCGAAGGTAACATCACAGTAAACGGTAAAGACGTACGTGAATATTTACCATTTGAATCATTAATCTTAGACTTAAACCAACCATTCGAAGTTACAGAAACTAAAGGTAACTATGACGTTTTAGTTAACGTACACGGTGGCGGTTTCACAGGTCAAGCACAAGCTATCCGTCATGGTATCGCTCGTGCACTATTAGAAGCAGATCCTGAATACAGAGGTTCTTTAAAACGCGCTGGATTACTTACTCGTGACCCACGTATGAAAGAACGTAAAAAACCAGGTCTTAAAAAAGCACGTCGTTCTCCACAATTCTCAAAACGTTAATTGTTGGCTCAATACGATGTTTCAATACAAAGCACTCTCCATCAAATGTTGGAGAGTGCTTTTTGCTTATCAGTAGAATTTCTATTTATATTTCTTAGATTTACCAATTTTTTTGTAAGTAAAAATAGTAATTATTACCATACCTATTAAACCAAGTAAATTAATTGCTTGCCAGAATAAACTACTTTTGGTGAGAAAGTTGATTATTCCCAAAAGTATGAGTTGAATTATAGGAATCAGCGGATACTTATAGTTTAAAAATTTAAATCCCACAAAAAGTTGCCGCTCCCATTGCTCCACCGGACCATGCTCCGAATGTTCCTCCTGAAACAGTGCCAGCAGCATCAACGTTTCTTAAAACAACTTTATCTAATATCTTTATTTTAGAATTATTTTTCATGTTGAACCACTCCTCAGGTGTTTATACTATCGGTAAATCTTAATTAAATTATATCATCCTAAATAAGCGCTAATGAGATTATATCTTGAATGTTTAGTTAATAATCATAAATAAATACTAGCTATATAAGCTTTTATAATGTAATGAAAAAGTATAGTATAGATAAAAAGACGTTATTTTGATTGTAATGCGAATTAAGGAGCCTATAAGTTATGAATAAAGAAGAAGAACTCATGTACAACTTCAGAGACTTATTTAATAAAATCGCTTATTTGAATAAGTTTGAAATGGAAGAAGCGCTCAAAGGTTTAACTTCTACTGAAGTGCATTGTATTGAAGCTATTGAAGAAAATACAGATCCTAATGTCAGAAGGTTGGCTGAAACGCTCTATATGACTAGAGGTGCTATCAGTAAACTTACAAAACGATTGATGAAAAAAGAATTAATAGAAAGTTATCAAAAAGAAGATAATAAAAAAGAAATTTACTTCAAGCTAACTGCAGCAGGCCAAAAAATCTATCATACACATGAACAGTTACATGCTAAATTTCAAAAGCGTGATGAAAAAGTATTTGAAGAAATGGATGATACACAATACCAATCAATGATGAACTTTATTAATCAATATCGCAATCATCTAGATCAAGAAATTATTAAGCAAAATCGTACGATTAATTAAGGGAGACGTTCCTAGAAAGGAGGTCTCTTTTTTTATTCTCGATTATTGTTGACGAGGAAACAATAACGTGATAAAGTTTATTTTGTTGAACAGGAAACAATATTCGAAAGGAGCTTTAATATAGCACATTCTACAAATAAATTACCAAGAGATGTCCTAGCAGGTGCCTGGGCGATTGCATTAGGCGCGATTGCTCCGATGCTAGACTCTACGATGATAAATATCGCAATCAATCACTTAATCAAAGATTTTCATTCCTCACTTAATATTATTCAGTGGGCCATTACAGGTTATATGTTGGCATTGGCCATGGCAGTTCCAGTATCTGGATGGTTAATGAATCGATTTAATAGTAAAGCAGTTTTTATCAATGCTACTGTCATCTTTGGCACTATTTCTTTAATTATTGGGTTAAGTACTAATGTATATCTATTCGTCATTTTACGCTTGATTCAAGGATTCAGTGCTGGGGTTATCACAACACTAATGATGTCACTTTTAGTAAAAGTAGCAGGACAAGATAAAATAGGGCGTGTCATGGCTATCGTAAGTACTCCTATGATATTTGGACCAATATTCGGTCCGGTACTTGGCGGCTTTCTGACACAGTTTCTATCTTGGCGTTGGATATTTTTTATTAATATCTTTGTTGTGGTCATTGCAGTACCCTTAATGAATAAGTACATTCCGAAATTTACACCGTTTGATAAAGAGAAGAAATTAGATGTAGTGGGCATGATTTTACTGATTGTATTCTCTGGTGCATTCATGTATGGCATTAATCAGTTAAGTCATAACAGTAACCAGTTTAATTCATCGGCTACTCTCTTCATTGTCATAGGCGTCATCAGTTTAATTCTCTATATGTTCTATGACAAAAGAAGAAACAGCGAAACAATTCTGCCATTGTCACTGTTTAAATATAAATTCTTCTCATTATCTGGAGCAGGTCTATTATTAGCGAACGCGGCGATAATGGGACCGATGATTATCTTGCCGCTATTGTTTATCAATATTTATCATATGAATATGATTCAAGCTTCTTTAGCGCTCATTCCTCAAGGCATAGGTATGTTAGTGACAAGACCATTAATTGGTAAATTAATCGACAGCAAAGGGGCAGAGGTTGTAAGCCTTGTTTCGATTCTAATTTCTATCATGAGTACAATTTCCTTTGTCTTCATTACGGATCATACCAGTCTATGGTGGCTCTATCTCATGCTCTTCGCGCGAGGATGCAGTGTCGGGGGCATTATGCTCGGCTTTACAAGTTCAGCTTATATTGGTTTAGCAGATAAAGACTTGCCGCCAGCAGGTGTTGCAATCAATATGATAGAAAATTTAGGCTCAAGTTTCGGCACAGCAATGATAGCTACAATAACAGCATACTTCATGACTTCTAACATGCCTTCTAGAGCTCAAGAAATAAGCGGATATCAAGGAGGATTTGCGCTATCAGCAATCTTACTTATTATCCTATTACTACCGTCATTAAAGTTAAAAAGACGAGCTTAAAATCGCTGATGTAACTTTCAATTAACTAATAAGCGGATGAAAATTAAATATAATATAAAACCATCCTGGATTCATTTGAGTTTCCAAGATGGTTTTTGCAATTTAAGCTTTAAAGTTTTCTTTTAGGTACTCATAAATAGCGTCAGCATCAGTTAATTTAAAGAATTCTACCAATGCATCTTTATCTTGTGTTTCGAAAAATGCAACAAGATCAGAAAGTAAATGAACTTGACTTGCTTTATCTGCATTTAAAATAACGAATAAGAAATCAACAGTAATATCTTTATGAGGTGAACTCATATTTTGGAACACAATTGGGTTTGTTAGTTTAACAGGTACAATCTTAGTGTTATTGACAAATTCGGGTTCTGTATGTGGAATAGCCACATTAGGATAGTCTTTGCTGATGTTAGCTAAGCTGATTGCTGTTGGATAATTTTTTTCACGTTCTAATACGTGTTCTAAAAAGTTATCTTTTACATCTCCTGATTTAATCAATGCTTCTGACACTTCTGTAAAAACTTCTTCTTTGCTAGTGGCATTCGAGACGAATACACTTTCTTTAGAAAATAAATGACTCATAGGTTGCTCCTTCTTCGATGTATATTATTTAACATTCTATCTTTTCACTTAAAGTATAGAATTATAAATAGATGTACGTCAACTTATTATATACTTTATCTTCATTGCAATGGCGAAAATACTTAACTATTAATTGTTATCTTCTTCGTAAATTCTATTACGTTTTTTCATTTCAAATGCATACCAAATGAAAGCAAGTAGATAGATTGCAAGAGCAACAATTGAGTATACGATAAATATACCGCCACCGTGGACTGCGTGACCAACTAAATAACTTAAGAATTTTTCTAATGGACCTTCCATTGTAGTATGAGAAATCAATGTGTTGCTACTTAGACCTTTAGGGAATGCACCTGCTTTTTTTGCAGTTTCAGTTACAAATTTAGCAATCAGTGTTCCAGACCATAAGAATAAAGGTAATTCGATTGCGCCTATAATAATCATACGTAATAATTTACCACGTGTAATTACAAGTAATGCAGGTGTTACACCCATGGCGATAATACCACCTAATGGTAAAAGTTTATTTCCTGGCAAAATCATAGCTTCTAATAACATGATAGGAGCTAACACATTAGCTGCAGCCCAAATTTCTGCACGGCCCGCAATGAACGGCCAGTCTAAACCGATGTTTAGCTGACGCCCTTTTAATTTACTGTTCGCAAAGTTTGAAATACCTTGAGATAAAGGTTCTACTGATGCGATGAACCATGATCCGATTAAAGAGAATAATTCTAAGGCAACAGCTGCTGTAAAAGCTAAAGCAAAAATCTGAGTAGGAGATTGTCCGGCAAGTAAACCAACAAATACACCTAAGTATAAACCGATAGCAAATTTAGAGCCCCAGAAACCAATTTTATTATTTAGTTTTGCTGCATCAAAATCATACTTATCTAACCACGGAAAAACTTTATCAAAGATTTTATCCATGATTAATAAGAATGGATTCATCATATAGTTCATATGAGTAGAAGTCATAGGGTTAGATGATGGGACATGTAATAAGTCGTTAAATGTTGGTTTCATTAAATCAGAGTTGATTATTTTCATTACTCCTATAAATATAACTAGTAATGTTGCTACAAATAAATTAGCACCGCAATAAATCGCAAATAGACCTACAATAGATAAATGCCAAATATTAAAAATATCAACATCCAAGGTATTAGTTCGATTGATTAATAAAAGTACTATATTAACAATAACCATTACTGCTAAAAAATATAAAGTATATGGAGATCCCCACGTAATAGTTGCAAGCGGAGCCCAACCGACATCAGTAATACTTAATGATAATCCAGTTCGCTCAACGAAATCAGTCATTGCTTGGGAGAAAGCATTCGTTAAAATTCCGATGATGGCACCGATACCTGTTAAAGCAATACCAAGTTTTAAACCACCTTCAAGTGATTTGCTGATTTTTTTCGTGAAAATAAAGGTAATAATAGCTAAAATAATTGTCATTAATGGAGCGGCACCTAATTCTATTAAAGGTTTGAATATGGTGTTAGCTAAATCAATAAGTGAATTCAAATTAATCTCATCTCCTAGAAGTAATTGTCTTGCTGTAAATTTGAATATTATTTATTTAATGATTTTATTGCATCTTCCATTGCTTGATACAC
Above is a genomic segment from Staphylococcus piscifermentans containing:
- a CDS encoding energy-coupling factor transporter ATPase, whose amino-acid sequence is MLNNEHIIEFDNVSFQYQGDEWFTLKNISFKIPEGKWTSIVGHNGSGKSTVAKLMMGMMQYQEGRILYRNQKITPDNLSEIRKHIGIVFQNPDNQFVGSTVQYDVAFGLENFLVPYDKMHEDVPEVLKEVDMFAQRNHEPQALSGGQKQRVAIAGVLVLSPEIIILDEATSMLDPEGKQSLMRLVRHLNKDKNVTIISITHDLTETVDSDYMIVLNRGKVYEKGTPKEIFEKGTSLTEIGLDLPFPMRINQMLGHPSEFINYDELVERL
- a CDS encoding energy-coupling factor transporter ATPase — protein: MKVKFDDVSYVYQIGTPFEYEALHHIDTHFEDGRYYAIIGQTGSGKSTLIQQFNGLLKPTYGAVELDNLKITAKSKDKVIRPYRQKIGIVFQFPESQLFEDSVEREVLFGPKNFKMDLEKVKEYAYRLLMELGFERDIMEKSPFQMSGGQMRKIAIVSILAMDPDVIILDEPTAGLDPQSRDQVMALFKQLQEEQGKTIVLVTHDMNDVAQYAENVKVMQKGTLVFEGTPRALFGNHQRVKEYHLDLPDIVQLQYDFEQKHDIKLPETALSDEEFIKLYKEWQAHEK
- a CDS encoding energy-coupling factor transporter transmembrane component T family protein; amino-acid sequence: MKNKFIIGRYLPLDSMIHHLDPRAKLCFVFFYIVLVFFCHNFAMYGWLLLVVLILMYCSKIKLLYLLKGLTPILFFLVFTFLMHLFLTKGGTVLFHWKFITIETGGIIEGIYICCRLMFIMMISTIMTLTTSPIALTDAFDKILSPLRFIKVPVQQLSMMMSIALRFIPTLMEELDKIILAQKSRGSEISSGSIGQRIKAFIPLLIPLFISAFQRAEDLAIAMEVRGYDVKAKRTSYRKLKWHWKDTTLILLLIPIAAILFALKNIGV
- the truA gene encoding tRNA pseudouridine(38-40) synthase TruA, encoding MRILVKISYQGSNFLGFQIQQHGRTVQQQFEKILKRMHKRHVRIHPSSRTDRGVHAIEQYFHFDTELNIAPDKWQYAMNSALPDDIYVNEVSIVDENFHCRYDCVGKRYRYKVYQGAHRDVFMSGLKTYYRDDLDIEKMNEAAQYFIGTHDFTGFCSQKTEVESKERTLYQSEIIKTENGFDYIVTGSGFLYNMVRVLVAFLIEVGKGKRQPEDVPKLLEAKDRKQVPFTAPAEGLYLEKIYLAPEELVNDFGSDIKIHRKKSLEND
- the rplM gene encoding 50S ribosomal protein L13 gives rise to the protein MRQTFMANESNIERKWYVIDAAGQTLGRLSSEVASILRGKHKATFTPHVDSGDYVIIINAGQIEMTGKKASDKVYYRHSNYPGGIKSITAGELREKNPARLLEISIKGMLPSTRLGEKQGKKLYVYGGAEHPHAAQQPENYELRG
- the rpsI gene encoding 30S ribosomal protein S9; this translates as MAQVEYRGTGRRKNSVARVRLVPGEGNITVNGKDVREYLPFESLILDLNQPFEVTETKGNYDVLVNVHGGGFTGQAQAIRHGIARALLEADPEYRGSLKRAGLLTRDPRMKERKKPGLKKARRSPQFSKR
- a CDS encoding MarR family transcriptional regulator encodes the protein MNKEEELMYNFRDLFNKIAYLNKFEMEEALKGLTSTEVHCIEAIEENTDPNVRRLAETLYMTRGAISKLTKRLMKKELIESYQKEDNKKEIYFKLTAAGQKIYHTHEQLHAKFQKRDEKVFEEMDDTQYQSMMNFINQYRNHLDQEIIKQNRTIN
- a CDS encoding DHA2 family efflux MFS transporter permease subunit gives rise to the protein MAHSTNKLPRDVLAGAWAIALGAIAPMLDSTMINIAINHLIKDFHSSLNIIQWAITGYMLALAMAVPVSGWLMNRFNSKAVFINATVIFGTISLIIGLSTNVYLFVILRLIQGFSAGVITTLMMSLLVKVAGQDKIGRVMAIVSTPMIFGPIFGPVLGGFLTQFLSWRWIFFINIFVVVIAVPLMNKYIPKFTPFDKEKKLDVVGMILLIVFSGAFMYGINQLSHNSNQFNSSATLFIVIGVISLILYMFYDKRRNSETILPLSLFKYKFFSLSGAGLLLANAAIMGPMIILPLLFINIYHMNMIQASLALIPQGIGMLVTRPLIGKLIDSKGAEVVSLVSILISIMSTISFVFITDHTSLWWLYLMLFARGCSVGGIMLGFTSSAYIGLADKDLPPAGVAINMIENLGSSFGTAMIATITAYFMTSNMPSRAQEISGYQGGFALSAILLIILLLPSLKLKRRA
- a CDS encoding PTS sugar transporter subunit IIA codes for the protein MSHLFSKESVFVSNATSKEEVFTEVSEALIKSGDVKDNFLEHVLEREKNYPTAISLANISKDYPNVAIPHTEPEFVNNTKIVPVKLTNPIVFQNMSSPHKDITVDFLFVILNADKASQVHLLSDLVAFFETQDKDALVEFFKLTDADAIYEYLKENFKA
- a CDS encoding PTS galactitol transporter subunit IIC, yielding MNSLIDLANTIFKPLIELGAAPLMTIILAIITFIFTKKISKSLEGGLKLGIALTGIGAIIGILTNAFSQAMTDFVERTGLSLSITDVGWAPLATITWGSPYTLYFLAVMVIVNIVLLLINRTNTLDVDIFNIWHLSIVGLFAIYCGANLFVATLLVIFIGVMKIINSDLMKPTFNDLLHVPSSNPMTSTHMNYMMNPFLLIMDKIFDKVFPWLDKYDFDAAKLNNKIGFWGSKFAIGLYLGVFVGLLAGQSPTQIFALAFTAAVALELFSLIGSWFIASVEPLSQGISNFANSKLKGRQLNIGLDWPFIAGRAEIWAAANVLAPIMLLEAMILPGNKLLPLGGIIAMGVTPALLVITRGKLLRMIIIGAIELPLFLWSGTLIAKFVTETAKKAGAFPKGLSSNTLISHTTMEGPLEKFLSYLVGHAVHGGGIFIVYSIVALAIYLLAFIWYAFEMKKRNRIYEEDNN